In Flavobacterium luteolum, the DNA window AACTGTAGTCTGTCCTCCGTACATCATGTAAGGATTCCAACCCCAGCCCCAACCATAACCCCAGCCAGCGGTAAATTGGTTTACATCTACTTGCTCTCTTGATTTTGTAAAAATGTTTACCAGCAAGTCAGGATTTTCACTTTTTGTAAAGCCTTTAGCTTGCATTTGATCATCAATAGCGCGTAAAATTCTTCTTTTATCTAAATCTGATATTTCAACCTTGTCAATTCCTGGCTTAAAGTAGGCGTACGTTTTATAAGGCGTAAAATCGACAGTTTTGTCATAATCAGAATAAACGGTCACGGTACTGCAAGAAGTAAGTATCAGCAGTAGCAAAAACGGAATTAACTTAAGTGTTTTCATATATCTAAGAATTAATGTTCTCAATTTTAATTAAAGCAAACTTTCATCGACTAGATTAGGTAAAGTTACT includes these proteins:
- a CDS encoding DUF4136 domain-containing protein; this translates as MKTLKLIPFLLLLILTSCSTVTVYSDYDKTVDFTPYKTYAYFKPGIDKVEISDLDKRRILRAIDDQMQAKGFTKSENPDLLVNIFTKSREQVDVNQFTAGWGYGWGWGWNPYMMYGGQTTVSTSTEGTLYIDLIDAKKKEMIWQGEGVGTLTRNIDKKDEKIAEFVGKILAQYPPVKK